A genome region from Struthio camelus isolate bStrCam1 chromosome 26, bStrCam1.hap1, whole genome shotgun sequence includes the following:
- the UBXN6 gene encoding UBX domain-containing protein 6 isoform X2 — MRKFFQDIKADLKFKTAGPGQKLSEPPRVPKEKPKSEAAPKPRQGPTDEAQMAAAAALARMELKPKARLPSSQEAIKNQVRKELMAEAAASEKGVSAEEKDLVSPDKEDAAGLSVSGVYFICPLTGAVVRKDIKEKHIREAILSYFSVDPVAASIMEIHTFNKDREKVRVGVETMAKYLDNIYLHPEEEKYQKIKLQNKVFQERISCLEGIHKFFQAIGFETKTLPVPGQETTEEYYVLKEEMLTRLEDLKDYKEQLLSSEPVRAQLDRQLCVFKPSPEAARFELPNDFYNLTAEEIKREQRLRTEAVEKASMLRTRAMREKDEQREMRKYNYTLVRVRFPDGYILQGTFYAREPVSTLYNFVREALKDDWLPFELLGPGGLKLTDENLAFNECGLVPSALLTLAWDASVMTDIQAAGGEQPASPLKAELLSRVQTLS; from the exons aTGCGGAAGTTCTTCCAGGACATCAAGGCCGACCTGAAGTTCAAGACCGCGGGGCCCGGCCAGAAGCTCTCGGAGCCGCCGCG GGTCCCCAAGGAGAAGCCAAAAAGCGAGGCGGCGCCGAAGCCCCGGCAGGGACCTACCGATGAGGCCCAGATGGCCGCTGCTGCGGCGCTGGCCCGCATGGAGCTGAAGCCCAAGGCCAGGCTGCCCTCGTCCCAGGAGGCCATCAAGAATCAGG TGAGAAAGGAGCTGATGGCCGAGGCAGCTGCAAGTGAGAAAGGGGTCTCTGCAGAGGAAAAG GACCTGGTATCTCCAGACAAGGAAGACGCAGCTGGACTGTCTGTGTCAGGGGTCTATTTCATTTGCCCATTGACTGGTGCGGTTGTAAGGAAAGACATCAAGGAAAAGCACATCAGAGAAGCCATCCTGTCA TATTTCTCTGTGGACCCAGTGGCTGCCTCAATCATGGAGATTCACACCTTCAATAAGGACCGAGAGAAAGTGCGAGTGGGTGTGGAGACCATGGCTAA ATACCTGGATAACATTTATCTTCATCCAGAGGAGGAGAAGTACCAGAAAATCAAACTGCAGAACAAAGTGTTTCAG gAAAGGATAAGCTGCCTGGAAGGGATACACAAGTTTTTCCAGGCTATTGGGTTTGAGACAAAAACACTACCTGTTCCAGGACAAG AGACCACAGAGGAGTACTATGTACTGAAGGAGGAAATGCTGACCAGGTTGGAAGACCTAAAGGACTACAAAGAGCAGCTTTTAAGCTCCGAGCCAGTCAGAGCCCAGCTGGATCGCCAGCTCTGTGTATTCAAACCATCACCTGAAGCTGCTCGGTTTGAGCTGCCAAATGACTTCTACAACCTCACTGCAGAAGAGATCAAACGAGAGCAAAGGCTCCG GACAGAAGCAGTGGAGAAGGCCTCAATGCTGAGGACAAGAGCCATGCGGGAGAAAGATGAACAAAGGGAAATGCGGAAGTACAACTACACCTTGGTACGAGTCCGGTTTCCTGATGGATACATTCTCCAAG GGACATTTTATGCACGAGAACCAGTATCTACGCTCTACAATTTTGTGAGAGAAGCACTCAAAGATGACTGGCTGCCCTTTGAGCTGCTGGGTCCTGGAGGTCTCAAACTGACAGATGAGAACTTGGCCTTCAATGAATGTGGGCtg GTGCCCTCAGCCCTCCTGACCCTTGCCTGGGATGCATCGGTCATGACAGACATTCAGGCTGCAGGAGGGGAGCAGCCAGCAAGCCCCCTGAAAGCAGAACTCCTCTCCAGGGTCCAGACACTGTCATGA
- the UBXN6 gene encoding UBX domain-containing protein 6 isoform X1 translates to MRKFFQDIKADLKFKTAGPGQKLSEPPRSRKLHAQAKEDLGGCPLNCAVPLRTRVPKEKPKSEAAPKPRQGPTDEAQMAAAAALARMELKPKARLPSSQEAIKNQVRKELMAEAAASEKGVSAEEKDLVSPDKEDAAGLSVSGVYFICPLTGAVVRKDIKEKHIREAILSYFSVDPVAASIMEIHTFNKDREKVRVGVETMAKYLDNIYLHPEEEKYQKIKLQNKVFQERISCLEGIHKFFQAIGFETKTLPVPGQETTEEYYVLKEEMLTRLEDLKDYKEQLLSSEPVRAQLDRQLCVFKPSPEAARFELPNDFYNLTAEEIKREQRLRTEAVEKASMLRTRAMREKDEQREMRKYNYTLVRVRFPDGYILQGTFYAREPVSTLYNFVREALKDDWLPFELLGPGGLKLTDENLAFNECGLVPSALLTLAWDASVMTDIQAAGGEQPASPLKAELLSRVQTLS, encoded by the exons aTGCGGAAGTTCTTCCAGGACATCAAGGCCGACCTGAAGTTCAAGACCGCGGGGCCCGGCCAGAAGCTCTCGGAGCCGCCGCG aagcagaaaactcCACGCGCAGGCAAAGGAAGACCTTGGGGGCTGCCCGTTGAATTGTGCTGTTCCGTTGCGCACCAGGGTCCCCAAGGAGAAGCCAAAAAGCGAGGCGGCGCCGAAGCCCCGGCAGGGACCTACCGATGAGGCCCAGATGGCCGCTGCTGCGGCGCTGGCCCGCATGGAGCTGAAGCCCAAGGCCAGGCTGCCCTCGTCCCAGGAGGCCATCAAGAATCAGG TGAGAAAGGAGCTGATGGCCGAGGCAGCTGCAAGTGAGAAAGGGGTCTCTGCAGAGGAAAAG GACCTGGTATCTCCAGACAAGGAAGACGCAGCTGGACTGTCTGTGTCAGGGGTCTATTTCATTTGCCCATTGACTGGTGCGGTTGTAAGGAAAGACATCAAGGAAAAGCACATCAGAGAAGCCATCCTGTCA TATTTCTCTGTGGACCCAGTGGCTGCCTCAATCATGGAGATTCACACCTTCAATAAGGACCGAGAGAAAGTGCGAGTGGGTGTGGAGACCATGGCTAA ATACCTGGATAACATTTATCTTCATCCAGAGGAGGAGAAGTACCAGAAAATCAAACTGCAGAACAAAGTGTTTCAG gAAAGGATAAGCTGCCTGGAAGGGATACACAAGTTTTTCCAGGCTATTGGGTTTGAGACAAAAACACTACCTGTTCCAGGACAAG AGACCACAGAGGAGTACTATGTACTGAAGGAGGAAATGCTGACCAGGTTGGAAGACCTAAAGGACTACAAAGAGCAGCTTTTAAGCTCCGAGCCAGTCAGAGCCCAGCTGGATCGCCAGCTCTGTGTATTCAAACCATCACCTGAAGCTGCTCGGTTTGAGCTGCCAAATGACTTCTACAACCTCACTGCAGAAGAGATCAAACGAGAGCAAAGGCTCCG GACAGAAGCAGTGGAGAAGGCCTCAATGCTGAGGACAAGAGCCATGCGGGAGAAAGATGAACAAAGGGAAATGCGGAAGTACAACTACACCTTGGTACGAGTCCGGTTTCCTGATGGATACATTCTCCAAG GGACATTTTATGCACGAGAACCAGTATCTACGCTCTACAATTTTGTGAGAGAAGCACTCAAAGATGACTGGCTGCCCTTTGAGCTGCTGGGTCCTGGAGGTCTCAAACTGACAGATGAGAACTTGGCCTTCAATGAATGTGGGCtg GTGCCCTCAGCCCTCCTGACCCTTGCCTGGGATGCATCGGTCATGACAGACATTCAGGCTGCAGGAGGGGAGCAGCCAGCAAGCCCCCTGAAAGCAGAACTCCTCTCCAGGGTCCAGACACTGTCATGA